A window of the Cystobacter fuscus genome harbors these coding sequences:
- a CDS encoding AAA family ATPase, producing the protein MGETRIELLGGARILEERHKSRPLERKTAAFLAYLALEGETARGTLAGLLWPESREATARNNLSQLLRRLGELLGEAGVEGRKTVRLRDDLRVDVRELVRGQLSWLESPGDELLAGLNYDDCEALEDWLRATRPRVTGLQRKALEEQLWLEEREGRLNLALEAAQRMLALEPTSEETFRHLMRLHHRMGNRDAALRVWRQCEEVLARELGIRPSAETSRLAGELERQPSEQPSVGSERKVLPLTVVHPPVLAGREREWAKLEAAHAARRPTFVLGPAGVGKSRLIGDFARSRGRSLLLTSRPGDINVPFSTHARGVRTLLRHNPGLVLEPWVRRELSRLVPELGPEPLPPPGTPEETARLFAAVLHMARQALRELDVLVFDDAQYSDSGSSELSFYLLAQLEEDMLARRFPWILLGERTDETLWKGERIHMQVEAGLAELIQLEPLALPEVRTLLRGMNEPRLEQMAEDISRYTGGNPLFIVETARHLIESNSLGGRFPEGLPPPGRARYIIQTRLEGLSSEALRLAQVLAVARADVGLELAAEVLEVPVARLVEAWRELEEAALVRGAWFSHNLVGEAVLSGLPASVHTLLATRLGRAGPVP; encoded by the coding sequence TTGGGCGAGACGCGTATCGAGCTTCTGGGTGGTGCCCGGATTCTGGAGGAGCGCCACAAATCGAGGCCGCTGGAGCGGAAGACCGCGGCATTCCTGGCCTACCTGGCGCTGGAGGGAGAGACGGCGCGGGGGACGCTCGCGGGTCTGCTCTGGCCGGAGTCACGCGAGGCCACCGCGCGCAACAACCTGTCCCAATTGTTGCGTCGCCTGGGCGAGCTGCTGGGTGAAGCCGGTGTGGAGGGCCGCAAGACGGTGCGGCTGCGCGATGATCTCCGGGTGGACGTGCGCGAGCTCGTGCGTGGCCAGCTCTCGTGGCTCGAGAGTCCGGGAGACGAGCTGCTCGCGGGTTTGAATTACGACGACTGCGAGGCGCTGGAGGATTGGCTGCGTGCCACCCGCCCGCGGGTGACGGGTCTGCAACGCAAGGCCTTGGAAGAGCAGCTGTGGCTGGAGGAGCGGGAAGGGCGGCTGAACCTGGCCCTGGAAGCCGCCCAGCGGATGCTCGCGTTGGAGCCCACCTCCGAGGAGACGTTCCGCCACCTCATGCGGCTGCATCATCGAATGGGCAACCGCGACGCCGCGCTGCGCGTCTGGCGCCAGTGCGAGGAGGTGCTGGCGCGCGAGCTGGGCATCCGGCCCTCGGCGGAGACGAGCCGGCTGGCGGGCGAGCTGGAGCGACAGCCCTCGGAGCAACCCTCGGTGGGCTCGGAGCGCAAGGTGCTTCCGCTCACCGTGGTGCATCCCCCCGTGCTGGCGGGCCGAGAGCGAGAGTGGGCGAAGCTGGAGGCGGCCCATGCGGCGCGCCGGCCCACCTTCGTCCTGGGCCCCGCGGGCGTGGGCAAGTCCCGGCTCATCGGGGACTTCGCCCGCTCGCGGGGCCGCTCGCTGCTGCTGACGTCGCGCCCGGGTGACATCAACGTGCCCTTCTCCACGCATGCCCGGGGGGTGCGCACCCTCCTGCGGCACAACCCGGGGCTGGTGCTGGAGCCCTGGGTCCGTCGTGAGCTGTCTCGCCTGGTGCCAGAGCTGGGTCCCGAGCCCCTGCCCCCGCCGGGTACTCCGGAGGAGACGGCCCGCTTGTTCGCCGCCGTGCTCCACATGGCGCGCCAGGCGCTCAGGGAACTGGACGTCCTCGTCTTCGACGATGCCCAGTACTCCGACAGCGGCAGCAGTGAGCTCAGCTTCTATCTCCTCGCCCAGCTCGAGGAGGACATGCTGGCCCGGCGCTTTCCGTGGATCCTCCTCGGCGAGCGCACGGACGAGACCCTCTGGAAGGGCGAGCGGATCCACATGCAGGTGGAGGCGGGACTCGCGGAGCTCATCCAGCTCGAGCCCCTGGCGCTGCCGGAGGTGCGCACCCTGCTGCGTGGCATGAACGAGCCCCGGTTGGAGCAGATGGCCGAGGACATCTCCCGCTACACCGGTGGCAATCCCCTGTTCATCGTGGAAACGGCCCGCCATCTCATCGAGTCCAACAGCCTCGGGGGACGGTTTCCCGAGGGACTGCCGCCTCCGGGCCGGGCCCGCTACATCATCCAGACGCGTCTGGAGGGTCTGTCCTCCGAGGCACTCCGGCTGGCGCAGGTGTTGGCGGTGGCCCGCGCCGATGTCGGCCTCGAGCTGGCGGCCGAGGTGTTGGAGGTGCCCGTGGCGCGGCTGGTGGAGGCCTGGCGGGAGCTGGAGGAGGCGGCCCTGGTGCGCGGCGCGTGGTTCAGCCACAACCTGGTGGGCGAGGCGGTGCTGAGCGGGCTGCCCGCCTCCGTGCACACGCTGCTCGCCACGCGCCTGGGTCGCGCCGGGCCAGTCCCATGA
- a CDS encoding DUF1565 domain-containing protein has product MKRTAALVFLASTLSACDPSTSAPVGTPASPDTSEQFRALAESETFYKAINFAGSAVTIEGRPFLSFAEAKAQGLSIPSGYSEAQSSLSPSPATDATTGVMLNSAIWQGGTLKIAQTVPSASYGVYLYILENHQTNYRSLDVSLEGQTVAQGVGTLAKGEWKKYGPYTVQVSDGTLNLDLSARSGDPHLMGLALFTLGTSTPPPSSGGRVYYVALNGNDSTGDGTQAKPYRTIARAADVAPANAGHTIQVGAGTFDETRQIQLKEKVNLIGAGADATLIRGGQFDWNGHGLIQLESKVLDPSGEKIPAFVHEGATYGPFDRYLPVDSSQELSGFSMDGQNLGSSGIKIINRNGVNIHHVKIKNYSWAGIYSSSEGYAGVKNLRISDFEIAESSLENTSASWGNITLRGTHEGALIQNGRIEHYTTASRPETYHTGSGYAFKAMRSWEDTARKQDEIRGSKLLNIIQRGKDSAPWDNYRAANIGFEFWNIGADGVEIAHCDFNAAMSLEFNAPIDQSPYSFHVHHNRFKVAKAGFVELANSNIILEHNYFDMTGNTNPWNTMGEYNEGKASTQGTVLKNIRVNHNVFNLASAGPSMFVFTTAVNDFKFYNNTVISTATPALFEFRRPSSQGSGAIEIRDNIFETSGAMKMFVYTEGNNATAPTSVAFSHNLSRNAPTALPTSTSQAGNLVGIAQLVRSGAMPFPYFDAASASANVVDRGLNVGLPFFGSAPDMGASEYGLSTGTIGLK; this is encoded by the coding sequence ATGAAGAGAACCGCCGCGCTGGTGTTCCTCGCCAGCACCTTGTCCGCTTGCGATCCCTCCACTTCCGCGCCGGTGGGCACGCCGGCCAGCCCAGACACCTCCGAGCAATTTCGAGCCCTCGCCGAGAGCGAGACCTTCTACAAGGCGATCAACTTCGCGGGGAGCGCGGTCACCATCGAGGGCCGGCCATTCCTCTCCTTCGCCGAGGCGAAGGCCCAGGGCCTGAGCATTCCCTCTGGCTATTCGGAAGCCCAGTCGAGTCTGAGCCCGAGCCCGGCGACGGACGCCACGACGGGCGTGATGCTCAACAGCGCCATCTGGCAGGGCGGCACCCTGAAGATCGCCCAGACCGTGCCCTCGGCCAGCTACGGTGTCTATCTCTACATCCTCGAGAACCATCAGACGAACTACCGCTCGCTCGACGTCTCCCTGGAAGGACAGACGGTGGCTCAGGGCGTGGGCACCCTGGCGAAGGGGGAGTGGAAGAAATACGGTCCCTACACGGTGCAGGTGTCCGACGGCACGCTCAATCTGGATTTGAGCGCCCGGTCGGGGGATCCGCACCTGATGGGCCTGGCTCTCTTCACGCTGGGAACCAGCACTCCGCCCCCGTCGTCGGGCGGCCGCGTCTACTACGTGGCCCTGAATGGCAATGACTCGACGGGCGATGGCACCCAGGCCAAACCCTATCGGACCATCGCCAGGGCCGCGGACGTGGCGCCCGCCAACGCGGGCCACACCATCCAGGTGGGCGCGGGCACGTTCGACGAGACGCGGCAGATCCAACTCAAGGAGAAGGTCAACCTCATCGGCGCGGGCGCGGACGCCACCCTCATCCGTGGCGGTCAGTTCGATTGGAATGGTCACGGCCTCATCCAGCTGGAGTCCAAGGTGCTGGATCCCTCGGGGGAGAAGATTCCCGCCTTCGTTCACGAGGGCGCGACGTACGGACCGTTCGACCGCTACCTCCCGGTCGACTCCTCCCAGGAACTCTCCGGGTTCTCCATGGATGGCCAGAACCTGGGCTCCTCGGGCATCAAGATCATCAACCGCAACGGCGTGAACATCCACCACGTGAAGATCAAGAACTACTCGTGGGCGGGCATCTACAGCTCGAGCGAGGGCTACGCGGGGGTGAAGAACCTGCGCATCTCCGACTTCGAGATCGCCGAGTCCTCGCTCGAGAACACGAGCGCGTCCTGGGGCAACATCACCCTGCGCGGCACCCATGAAGGGGCCCTCATCCAGAACGGCCGGATCGAGCATTACACCACCGCATCGAGGCCCGAGACCTACCACACGGGCTCGGGTTATGCCTTCAAGGCCATGCGCTCCTGGGAGGACACCGCGCGAAAGCAGGATGAGATCCGTGGCTCCAAGTTGTTGAACATCATCCAGCGCGGCAAGGACAGCGCGCCCTGGGACAACTACCGGGCCGCCAACATCGGCTTCGAGTTCTGGAACATCGGCGCCGACGGGGTGGAGATCGCCCACTGTGATTTCAACGCCGCGATGTCGCTCGAGTTCAACGCCCCCATCGACCAGTCTCCCTACAGCTTCCACGTCCACCACAACCGCTTCAAGGTGGCCAAGGCGGGCTTCGTGGAGCTGGCCAACAGCAACATCATCCTCGAGCACAACTACTTCGACATGACGGGCAATACCAACCCCTGGAACACGATGGGCGAGTACAACGAGGGCAAGGCCTCGACCCAGGGCACCGTCCTCAAGAACATCCGGGTGAACCACAACGTGTTCAACCTGGCGTCGGCCGGCCCCTCCATGTTCGTCTTCACCACCGCAGTCAACGACTTCAAGTTCTACAACAACACGGTGATCAGCACGGCCACGCCGGCGTTGTTCGAGTTCCGTCGGCCCAGCTCCCAGGGCAGCGGTGCCATCGAGATCCGTGACAACATCTTCGAGACCAGTGGCGCGATGAAGATGTTCGTGTACACGGAGGGGAACAACGCGACGGCGCCCACGAGCGTGGCCTTCTCGCACAACCTGTCGAGGAACGCGCCCACGGCCCTGCCCACCAGCACCTCCCAGGCGGGCAATCTCGTGGGGATCGCTCAGCTCGTGCGCTCGGGGGCCATGCCCTTTCCCTACTTCGATGCCGCGAGCGCGAGCGCGAACGTGGTGGACCGTGGCTTGAACGTGGGGCTGCCTTTCTTTGGCTCCGCGCCGGACATGGGGGCCAGTGAGTACGGGCTGTCCACGGGCACCATCGGCCTGAAGTAG